In Sebaldella sp. S0638, the genomic stretch GATTGTATCTTTTTTCATTATCGTTTCTGTATCTTTCATTCCTATATCTGTCATTATGCCCTCTGTTTGGATTTCTGTCATTGTGTCTCGCACTAAAACCTGTTGAAGATATTCCTAACATTAATATCATTCCTGTTAATAATAACTTTTTCATTTAAATCACCTCATTGTTTTTTCTATACTATTATAATACTACATCTATGTGAAGTTATTATGAACTTTATAATTTTTTTTTATTTTTTATTCAATAAAAAAAGATTGTAATTTTCACACTACAATCTTTTATTTTATTATTTAATTTTTATATGAATAATCTCTTACCCTGTTTTGCCGCAAATCATATCTCAAATCTGCATAAGTGCTGTCCAGTTCTCTTTTTACTATTCTCTTTTCATTTTCGAGTCTTTCTACTTTTTTATAATCAGGATTTTTTCTTCTTCTTTCATCTGATATTGCCGTATTTTTCTCATCCAGTCTTTTATATAAAAGATCTATTTTATCGCTGTATCCTGAATAAACTTCCTCGTATCTGATTCTTTCCTTTGTTTCCGAAGCTGTATTTTTCCCGTTTGCATATAGCTTTCCCCCGCTGAATCCGACTTCATATAGTCCTATAGTAACAATTATTATGCCAATAATTTTTTTTATCATATTCACTCACCTCATTAGTTTCTTTCTAAGTATATAGTACACTGTCAATGTGAAGTTATCATGAAGTTTCAAAACTTTTTCAAATAATAATTTTGATCTGTTAATTATTCTGAGTATAAAAAAAAGCAGCTAAATTTAGCTGCTTATTAAAAGTCACTCAAATTGTTTTTTGATAAATCTTTTCTAAAATCAGAATGCACTGACTCAAGTTCACCTTTGATTTTATCTCTCTCGCCTGTTATTTCATTTATTTTTTTGTTATCGGGTTTTTTCTGATTCTTTACTTTATCAAGCTCGTCATTTTTTTTAGAAAGCTTTTTATTTAAATCCTCTATCTTTTTTTCATATTTTGAAGAAATTTTATCATATGCTTTTTGTTTTTCCACCCTGTTTTTATAGTGATCGTCTTTTGCACCAAAACTCACTGAAGACAGACTTAAGACTATTAAAAACATGGCTAACAATACTTTTTTCACTTTAATCACCTCATTATTTTTTACCAATTTAATTATACTACACCAATGTGAACTTATTATGAACTTTTTACATTTTTTCTATTTTTACCCTTAATGCCCTTTTATTATCTGATTTTATTATGGTAAACTCATATCCTTCATGTATTATTTTTTCTCCTGCCTCTGGAAGTGAACCATACTCTAAGCTGAATAATCCGCCTATTGTTTCTACCTTGGTTTCTATATTTATGTTCAGCAGTTTATTTATTCTGTCTATAGTTACTTTTCCATCCACTGAATACACTGTCTCAGATATTTTATTTATTTCTGATACATCATTTATATCAAATTCATCCTGAATTTCTCCTACCAGCTCCTCCAATATATCTTCAAGAGTAACAAGCCCCGCGGTTCCGCCGTATTCATCAATTACTATGGCAATCTGGGCATGATCATCCTGAAATCTTTTAAAAAGAGCATTTACTGACATAGTATCAGGGACGAATATTATTTCCCTCATTATATCCTCAATTCCGTTTTCCGTGTTCAAAATAGCCTGTTTGCACAAATCTCTTATATGTACGAAGCCTACAACATTGTCTTTATTTTCAAGGCAGACAGGATATCTCGTATACTTTCCGTCAAGTACATATCCCATTATTTGATTTAGGTCGTCTCCCATATATATACAATGCATATCTGTACGCGGAATCATAACACTCATAACATTTTTTTCAGAAAGTTCAAAAACATTATCCACAAGAACTAATTCCTCTTTATTCAAAAGTCCGTGCTTGTAATTTTCTGTTAATAACAGCATTATTTCATCATTTGTGTGTATTTCTTCATGAGTACTTATATTTTTTATACCGAAAATTTTCAGTATGAAATTTGTACTTTTATCAAACATCCATATTATAGGGTAGCTTATTTTATAGAATATTATTAAAGGGTGCGAAGCCATAAGCGCTACCTTTTCAGAATTCAGAATTGCCATTGATTTTGGCACCAGTTCCCCCAGCACTATATGAAACGCCGTTATCAAAGAAAAACCTATTACGAATGAAATAGTATGTTTTAATACCTCATCCACTGCAAAATAATTAAATAACGGACTCAACATATTGGCAACAGCAGGTTCACCTATCCATCCCAGTCCCAGCGAAGCCAGCGTTATGCCGAACTGGCAGGCTGACAGATATGAATTCAAATCATTTAAAACTTTTTTGGTATATCCGGCTTTTTTATTACCGGAACTCAAAAGTGTTTCTATTTTGGAAGCTCTTATTTTCACAATGGAAAACTCGGCTGCTACAAAGAAGCCATTTAAAAAAACCAGTAAAAATACTATAATCAGATTTAGAAAATTACCCATATTTTTGTTTTTCTCCCATCTTTAATAAAGTTCGATACGTATTTCCTTATTATTGTCCCCATAATTTTTTCAGCCTTTCATTGGCAGCGGTCTCAAACTTATTTTCACCATGTTCATAAAATTTAATTTTTATTTTCATATAATCCTGTTTTACAAAATTACCTTTATAACTGTGCGGATATTTATAATCCTTTGCTCCCAGTTTTGTGAGATATTTTGGTACTTCCTGTATACTGTTATTTTCTATTTCGTTTATTGCTTTATCAATTGCCAGATACGCTGAATTGCTTTTTGGTGATAAAGCCAGATATATTGCTACCTCTGACAAAATTATGCGTACTTCGGGCATACCTATATCTTTAGCCGCCTGCATTCCTGCCACTGCAATGGGCAGGGCATTGGCATTTGCCAGTCCTATATCTTCAGAAGCGAGTATCACAAGCCTTCTGGCAAGATACAGCGGATCTTCCCCGCCGGAAAGCATTTTTGCTACCCAGTAAACTGCTGCATCGGGATCGCTTCCTCTTATACTTTTTATCATTGCAGAAATAGTATCATATTTATCCTCTACTCTGTCATAAGACTTTCTTGTCTGAATTATCTGTCTGACTTCATCCACACTTAAATTCACATCTTCAAGATTACTTAAAAGCTCAAGAAAATTTATTGCCTGTCTGGCATCGCCTTCTACGATATCAGAGATATAATTCAGTACGTCATCACTGATTTCTATTTCCTCTTTTTCTCTTATTCTTTTCAAAATACCAAAAATATCTTCTTTATCAAGTTTCTTAAATTCAAACATAAGACATCTTGACAAGAGTGCATTATTAAGATTGAAATAAGGGTTTTCAGTGGTTGCACCTATCAGTATAATATTACCTATTTCTATATCATGAAGCAGGGAATCCTGCTGCAGCTTATTAAATCTGTGGATTTCATCAAAAAATAAAATTGTCTGTTTTCCCTCTATGGAAAATCTCTTTTTTGCCTTTTCAGCTATCTCTTTAATGTCATTAACAGAGGCTTTGGTCGCATTCAGATATTCATAGTAATAATTCAGGTGCTCTGCTACTATTTCGGCAAGCGTTGTCTTCCCTGTTCCCGAAGGACCCCAAAATATAGAATTCATAAATCTTGATTTTGTTAATATCTTCTTTAATACACCCTTATCCCCTACTATAGTCCTTTGCCCTGCGAATTCTTCCAGAGTTTTTGGTCTGTATCTGTATGCCAGAGGTTTTTTATCCTGATTCTGATTTTCAAAAAGATTCATAATTCCTCCATTTACATAAAGAAAATAGATATGCTGATTTTTCCTGCATACCTATTTCTTTTATTAAAATTATCTGATTATCTGGAATAACACAGCTACAACCAGAAAAGCAATAGCTACATACTCTGTAAGCTGCTCTATCGGTTCTTTTGTGTTATCGAATATGTTCGAGTTATTCATCATACCCTGGCTTCTGTCAGGCTGCATTAATATCAGCCCTATTAATAAAGCTGCCAGTACTACCAGTACAATTGTCAGTAAAGTTGTCATTTTTCCTCCTATTTTACTATTAACGATTCTCCTGTCATTTCAGCAGGCTTCTCTATTTTTAAGATGTCCAGAATAGTCGGCGTCAAATCAGCCAGTTTTCCGTCATTTCTTAATTTTACATTTTTTAGTGCATCCGATATTAATACAAATGGTACCGGATTTGCAGTATGTGCAGTATACGGAGCTTTAGTCACAGGATCTACCATCAGGTCACCATTTCCGTGATCTGCTGTTATCAGAACCATTCCTTCCATTTCCAATACTTTGGAAGTTATTTTATCCAGACACTCATCCACTGCTTTTACAGCTTTTATTTCTGCTTCTATAATCCCTGTATGCCCTACCATGTCAGTATTGGCAAAATTCAGTATAACTACGTCTGTATCTCCTTTTTTCAGTTCCTCAAGAAGTTTGTCAGTTACTTCATATGCACTCATTTCAGGTTTCAAATCATATGTAGCTACACTTGGTGAAGGAGTAAGAAGTCTTATTTCACCCGGATAGGTATCTTCTACACCACCGTTAAAGAAAAAAGTCACATGTGCGTATTTTTCTGTTTCTGCTGTTCTTATCTGCTTCATTCCGTGCTTTGATAATATTTCCCCGAAAGTATTTACTATAGTTTCCGGTGGAAAAGCTACAGGAAGACCAAATTTCTCGTCATACTGTGCCATACACACAAAGCTTACTTTTGGATGTGCTTTTCTTGTAAATCCTGTGAAAGGCTCTTCCATAAAAGCTCTTGTAAGCTGTCTTGCTCTGTCAGGTCTGAAGTTACAGAAAATAATACCGTCTCCGTCTTTTACTGTAGCAACAGGTGTTCCGTCTTCTTTTACTATTATTGTTGCTTTTACGAATTCGTCTGTTTCATCTCTGTTATATGCTCCGGTTATTGCTTCTTCAGAACTCCCAGCCTTTACTCCGTCTCCTAAAGTCATAAGATCATATGCCAGTTCTGTTCTTTCCCAGTTTGTATCTCTGTCCATTGCATAGTATCTTCCTATGACAGAAGCTGTTTGTCCTATTCCTATTTTTTTCAGCCCGTCTTCAAGGTCTTTAAGATAGTTCACACCAGACTTAGGAGGTGTATCTCTTCCGTCCATAATAGCATGAATATAAACTTCGTTAATTCCTTTTTCCTTGGCCATTTCAACCACACCAAGAATGTGATTAATATGTGAATGCACTCCTCCGTCAGACATCAGTCCTGTTAAATGAAGCGCCTTTCCGTTCTTTTTTGTTTCTTCCATAATATCAGATAAGACTTTATTATCTAATATTGTTCTGTCTTTTATTGCTTTAGTTATTTTGGGAAGAAGCTGGTACACTACTCTTCCGGCACCTATGTTCAAGTGTCCTACTTCCGAATTCCCGAATTGCCCGTCAGGCAGTCCTACGAACTCTCCGTCTGCCCTAAGCTGTGTATGTGGGTAAGAATTCCAGTATTTGTTAAAATTCACCGGATCTGCCATTCTTATTGCATTTACCTGATCCTGATTTTCATTTATTCCCCATCCGTCTAAAATCATCAGTACTATTGGTTTTTTCATTGTTTTTTATTCCTCTCTGTCTATAACGCTGCTTTTACTATTTCAGAAAAACTTTTTGCTTCTAAGCTTGCTCCGCCTATCAGCCCGCCGTCTATATTTGTTTGTGAGATTAATTCTTTAGCATTATCAGGTTTCATCGAACCTCCGTATTGGATAGTTACACCTTCTCCGATTACTTTTCCGTACATATCTATTAATAATAATCTTATAAAATTATGAACAAGTTCAGCCTGCTGAGGTGTAGCTGTTACTCCTGTTCCAATTGCCCATACAGGTTCATAAGCTATTACTACATTTTTCATTTCCTCTGCAGTTATTCCAGCAAGTCCGCCTTGTATATGATCAGCCACTACATCTTCAGTTTTCCCGGCTTCTCTTTCTTCAAGCTTTTCCCCTACACACAAAATAGGTTTTAATCCATGATTTAAAGCTGCTTTTACTTTAGCATTTATGAATTCGTTAGTTTCACCATAATACTCTCTTCTTTCAGAATGTCCCAGTATTACATATTCCACACCTAGTTCTTTTAACATAAGAGGAGATATTTCTCCTGTATATGCACCACTTTCATTTGGATTCATATTTTGTGCAGCTATTTTTATATTTGAACCTTCTGTTTCTTTCACAGCATCTGATAAAGCTGTAAACGGTGCTCCTATTACTGTTTCTACACCATCAATCCCATTTACAAGCCCTTTTAACTCTGATAAAAAACTTACCGCTTCTTTATTTGTTTTGTTCATTTTCCAGTTTCCTGCTACAATTATCTTTCTCATGGCAAACTTCCCTTCTTCATTTTTTTGTTTTATTCTATCATATTTTAGTTATTTTTTCAATTAACACTTCCATAATCTTGCATCATATCTTATTTATATTGTAAACTTTCAAGATATGAACAGTCCGTAAAATTCATTCAGAAAATTTTTCATTACAAATACCACAGAGAGAATATATTATATTCATCTATATGCAGGTATATATATGTTATTGCAAAAATCAGTTTTATGAATAAAAAGTAACATGGTATAAGAAAAATAAGAAATTTTCTTTTTTTATCTTTTTTTTCATTTTTATTAAAATAGTAATACACCAGTACCATTATCACAGACAAGATAAAGAAAAAAATCAGATACAACACCATATATCCTGTTCCTTTTCTCAAAAAATACGCCACAGCCGCTGTATCAGCGATAATATACATCACAATCATTAACTTTTCTTTTCTTTCACTGAATAACCGGGCTAAAATGAAATAAGCAAATGCCAGATAACTCACTGCATACACTTCCGGCATACGTTTTACCTCAAAAAAACTTTCCACAAGTTTGAATGCACATAAAATTAATATAAACACAAGCATTTTTACTAGCATATGAAGATACTTCTTGGTTTCGTTAATTATTGACATATTTATACTAACTCCTCTTATTGATTTCTATATTTATATTAATATAAATAAGTTCTAAATTCAACTTTTTTCTGATAATATTTCCACTTGTTATTTTTTTGAATAAAAAATGACTATCTCAAAATTTTCTGCACAAATAACCCCATTTTTTGTGCAGATTTTATTCTGAAACAGTCTGCTGTATTTTTATTTTTTATTGGCTTTTTCTACAAGCGGCTTTTTCTTATTGCTTTTATTTAGCGCCTTCATTATAAATTCAGCTTCTCTAAGCGGTACAGTGATAAAAGAAAAATTATCCATGATCTTTATATCACGTACTTTTCGACCCGGCGTTTTAGCTTTTTTATTCAGTAAATCCAGTAATTTCCCCGGAGTATACCCGTCTTTTTTACCAAGAGCTATGAATAATCTAGTCTTATCATCACCGGCATTATTTGCATTTGACCCTCTTCCAGTCTTTACTTCTGAAATTTCATTATAACTTTCAGGAAGAAATTCATCATCGTAGATATGTCTCAAAAGTGAAGCCATAACCACTTCAGGATCTTTTTCTCCCAGAAGTTCCTGTGCCATTTTTGTGTAAGCGCTGTAATCTTCTTCTTTTTCTATCTCTTCTACACACGCATAAAGATTTTCTCTTTTTACATTTATAACTTCGTCTATTTTAGGTATTTTTTCTTTCTTAATGTCTGTTTTTGTAAGTCTTTGTATTTTTGAAATTTTCGAAGCTTCCTTTGGTGTAACAAATGTTATTGCTATACCTTTTTTCCCTGCTCTTCCTGTTCTTCCTATTCTGTGAACATATGATTCAGGTTCCTGCGGTATAGAGTAATTAATTACGTGTGTAAGGTCATTTACATCTATTCCTCTTGCTGCTACATCTGTGGCTACAAGAATGTTTATTCTTTTTTTCTTAAAATCTTCAAGTGTCTTTGTTCTCATTGCCTGAGTTATGTCACCATGTATAGATTCGGCATCATAGCCTCTTCCTTTCAAATGCTGTGCCACATCATCCACATCCGACTTTGTTCTGCAGAATACAATTCCGTAAAAATCCTGTACATAATCCAAAACTCTGCATAAAGCCTCGAATTTATCTCCTTCTGATACTTCGAAATAAATCTGCTCTGTAAGATTAGTAGTCAGTTCTTTTGCTTTTACTTTTAGAAGTTTGTAATCCTTCATGAATTTCTTAGCTATTTTCATTATAGAATCAGGTATTGTAGCAGAGAAAAACAGCATTTTCTTATCTTCGTTTGTTCTCTCCAGTATAAGCTCTATATCTTCTATAAATCCCATATTAAGCATTTCATCTGCTTCATCCAGTACAAAATACTCAAGATTATTAAGCTTTATAATTTTTCTGTTCATTAAGTCAAGTATTCTTCCCGGTGTTCCTACTATTACGTCTATTCCTTTTTTTATCTTTTTTATCTGCTGGTCAATTGACTGTCCGCCGTATACAGGAAGCACTTTGATTTCTCTTTTACCCCTTAAAGAATACATTTCATCCGCTACCTGGTTTGCCAGCTCTCTTGTTGGCGCCAAAACTATTGCTCTTACGCTTCCGTCACATTCCAGTGTCTCCAGAATAGGTATAGAAAATGCAGCTGTCTTACCTGTTCCTGTCTGAGCCTGTCCTATTAAGTTTGTTCTTTCTTTTAAAAGTTCGGGAATAACAAGTGTCTGAATCGCACTTGGAGTTGTGAATCCCTTTTTCTCAAGTGCTTTAAGTGTTGCTTCGCTCACTCCCAAATCTAAAAAGCTTTTATCGTTCATTTTTTTTCCTCTTTTCTTTCTTCTTTTTTATATCCATAATTTATGTATGATTGAGTATCCTTCTGTTTCAAATCCTAAAAATCCGATGACCGGTTCCCATTTCTTCCCATATCCGAAATCCGGCAATCATAAGAAAGAAATACAAATATTTTTATATCAGCAGACATTGGATACTGTATTTTGACCGTGTTAATTGTCTGTTATTTTTCGACCTGCACTGATGAAATATCAGCCAAGTAAGTTTTTCTGTAATTTTCTGCTGGAAAAAGTAAGTATAATTGTTCCGATTATCAAAATTACAGATAGTGCATTTACCACCGGAGAAACTCCACGTTTTATTGATGCATATATGTATATAGGCAGTGTCGGCTGTCCGTTTCCAGATACAAACGACGTTATTACAAAGTCATCAAAGGAAAGTGTCATTGCCATTAAAAATCCGGCTATTATTCCCGGCATCATCATTGGAATAATTACTTTTATCAGTGTGGTAAATTCGCTTGCCCCCAGATCATATGCTGCTTCTACCACAGAATAATCAAATTCGTCAAGCCTTGACATTATTATAAATAATGCAAATGGTATGTTAAATGTAGTATGCGCTATAAATATAGTCCACAAACTCAAAGGCACTCCGCCTTTTATTATGTTGGCAAAAAATATTGCCAGTGATATTCCCATTATAATATCAGGTATTACCAACGGAATATACGAAATAAATTTTACATATTTTTTCGCTTTAAAATTATACCATTTTATGGCGATAGCACCAAGAGTTGCTATTACCACTGATATAAATGATGAAGTAAATGCTATGATTATACTTCTTAAGAATGCCTCCCATAAATCAGGGGATTTCATGAATAACTCCACATACCATTTCAGTGAAAAGCCGCCCCAGTTAAATCCTCTTGAATTATTAAATGAAAGCACTACAAGCATTAATATCGGCAGATAAAAGAATATCAGAACCAATATAAAGAAAAAAAGTGAAATTCTTCTTTTGTCGTCCATTATTCATCCTCCCCGCTGTCTGATCTCATAAATAATAATACTGCAATCGTAGTAAACACAATAAGAAGCATGGACACTGCCGACGCTATAGGCCAGTCTCTTGCATCCAGAAGCCTTTTACCGATTATATTCCCCAGCATTAATGCATCATTTCCTCCAAGAAGATCAGGTACTGCATACGAACCTACTGCCGGAATAAATGTCAGTATAATTGCCGAAATAAGTCCCGATTTTATACCCGGTAAAAAAACTTTTACCATAGCTTTAAATTTAGTAGCTCCCAGATCTCTTGCAGCATCCAGCAATGAAAAATCAAATTTTTCTATTGATGAATAAAGCGGAAGTATTGCATACGGCAGATAAATATAAACAGTTACTATTATTACCGCATTTTTATTATAAAGCAACTGTATGGGTCCGTCAAGATTAAATACAAATTGAAGGACTTTGTTTACTATACCGTTATTCCCTAATATTGCTATGAAAGAATATATTCTTACAAGAAAATTCGTCCAAAACGGAATTATTATCAAAAGAAGCCAAAAGCTCTTTAGCTTTGATCTTGAAATAAAGTATGCAGTAGGCAGTGCAAGAACAAGAGTTACTACTGTTACCCATATAGATATCTCCACTGTTTTGAATACTATTTTCAAAAATACTTTATCAAATAAATTCGCATATGCATCCAGACTGAATTTCCAGAAAATCACTCCTCCATAAGGCCCTTTTTTCAGAAAACTGATAACTGCTATTATCAGCGTCGGAATAACAAAAAAGGCTGTTAACCACAAAAGAAGTGAAATATAATAAGAAAAACCACCTTTTTTTCCCATACTATTTCACCTCCACTAAATAGGCATCTTCATAATTCCAAAAAATATAAACTTCCTCTTTCCACTCGTAAATTTCTTCTTCTACAAGGTATTCCACATGCGGATTAAAAACTTTTATAAGTTTTTCGCTGTTTTCTACCTTTACAAAAAGTTTACTCTGAAATCCTGTATAAATAACCTCTTCTATCATTCCATGAAGAATATTATAGTTATCATGTAAAAAATTTGGTCTGTTATTCGAGATTTTTATTTTTTCCGGTCTTAACGTTAATACTACGGTGTCTCCTACTTTTACTGGTTTGTCTAGCTCTATTTTCATTCTTCCGAGAACTGGTGTTTCTATATAGCCGTGTTTTTCATGTACTTCTGTTACCTTACCTTCGAGAAAATTCGTTTCTCCTATGAAATCTGCCACAAAAGCATTTTCCGGAGATTCGTATATCTCGTTTGGTGTTCCTATCTGAAGTATTTCCCCTTTATTCATAATTGCAATTCTGTCTGAAACACTCAGTGCCTCTGTCTGATCATGAGTTACGAAAATAAAAGTTATTCCTACTTCATCATGGATAGTATCCAGTTCTATCAGAAGTTTCTGTCTGAGTTTAGCATCCAAAGCTGATAAAGGCTCATCCAAAAGTAAAATATCCGGTTTTCCTATAAGGGCTCTTGCTATTGCTACTCTCTGCTTCTGTCCTCCCGAAAGGCTTTTCGGGAATTTGTCCTTATATTCTTCCAGATGAACAAGTTTCAGATATTTCAAAACTTCTTTTTCTATCTCATCTTTTGGTGTCTTCTTTATCTTTAAAGGAAATGCCACATTATCAAACACTGTCATATGAGGAAACAGCGCATAGTTCTGAAACACTGTATTGACATTTCTTTTATTCGGATCTATCTTATCTATTCTTTCATTATTTAAAAGAATTTCTCCCTCATCAGGCTTTATAAAACCAGCAATCATTCTTAAAATTGTAGTTTTCCCACAGCCTGAAGGTCCTAAAATCGAGAAAAATTCACCTTTTTTTATATTTAAGTCTACACCTTTCAGAATTTCATCTTTTCCAAAAGTCTTTCTTACTCCCTTTATTTCTAAATCTCTTTCCAATTATCAATCCTCCTGAACCGTAAATGACTACAATCTCTATTATAGCACATAAAAAAACAAATACATACAGAATTTTTTATATGTAATGTTTTTTTTGCAGTTTCTTGCGTAAATACTGTATTTAACAGATGTACTTTTTTATTAATCCAGTTTTTGCATCTGGCCTTTTATTTTTTTTATAAGTGACGACTTTAGGTGATAAAGATCCATAGATAAATCCACCATATACGTATGCGGATTATCCAGTCTTTTATGCCCTTTCAAAAGTTCTGTAAGTCTTTTTTCATAATGCTGTTTTGATTTTTCAATATCTGTAAGAGCGGCAAAATCTTCTGTTTTTTCCCCGTCTACTATAAAATCTTTTGTTATTTTCTCAAAATCGTATTCATTTTCTTTGAATTTATAAGAATTAAACCTGTTATTTTCATCTACTATTACAAGTTCTTTTTTCTTGAGTATTTTTTTTGTGTCAGAATCTTTATCCTTTAACACAATAAGGTCTGCCACAGCCTTTCCGTTTTCAAAAAGTCTGTATATTTCCTTTTTTCCGGGATTCGATATTTTTACTATGTCATTTGACAGCTTTATCAGTCTTTCCCCGTCTATCTCCACTATTTTATAAACTCCGCCGAAGCATGGATTATCTTTTGAAACGGCAATAGAGTCTCCTACTCCGAATAAGTCAGCTTCTACTCCCTGATCCAGCAGCGATCTTATAAGATATTCGTCAAGACTGTTTGTAAGAGCTATTTTAGCTTTAAACAATCCGGCTTTATCCAGTGCCGCTCTGCATTTCTTTGACAGATAAGCCAAATCTCCCGAATCAAGTCTGACACCGTATGATCCTTCGTAAGTATCGTCTATACCATTAGCCTGAAAAGCCTTTATAGCATTTTTCAGTCCCATTTCGAGTGTATTATAAGTATCTATAAGTAATATGAGAGTATGTTTTTCATCTTTATTATGTTTTATAAATTTATCAAATGCTATATACTCAGCTTCTTCACCTACACCAAAACTCTGTACATATGAATGTGCCATTGTTCCTATACTTTTTATTCCGTATAAATATTCAGTCACAAGATTGGAATGTGAACCGCAGCCTGCTATATATGATGCTTTCGAACCTTTTACCGCACTGTCAAACCCGTGAGCTCTTCTGCTCCCGAAAGCTGACACAGGTATTCCTTTTGCTGCCCTTGTTACTCTTGATGTTTTCGTAGCCACAGCCATCTGATGATTCAAAATGTTCAAAAGGGGTGTTTCCAGAATTTTTGCCTGTATAAGGGGGGCTGTTATTGTAAGTACCGGTTCATTCGGGTAAGCTATTTCCCCGTCGCGCAATCCGCTTATCGATCCGGTAAATTTCATGTTTGCGAGATAATCGACAAGATCTTCCTCTTGGATTACCCTGCTCAGATATTCTCTTTTTGTCTTTTCATCAGTGTTATTAATGATATCTATCAGTTCCAAAACATCTGATATCCCTGAAACCACTGCAAACCCATTCCCTTCCACTTTTCTGAAAAACATATCAAATGTTGCGATTTTGTCTTCCATTTTTTCTTCGATAAATACATTACTTTCAGTATACTGATATCTATCTGAATTCATTACTCTCAAAAAATCATTCATGATACTCACCTCAAAAAAAATTATTAAATCAATTATACTATATTTTCTATATAATAATCCAGTTATAATTATATTTATTTTATTTCGCTATTAAGCTTTTTTATATTACAGCTTTCTATTAATACAAAAAAAGAAAACTCCCGTCTTTTTATGTATAATATATGAAAAAGCCCTAAAAAGGGCTTTTTTGAAGGAGTTTTATGAAGAAAATTATTTTCTTATAATACA encodes the following:
- a CDS encoding nicotinate phosphoribosyltransferase, with protein sequence MNDFLRVMNSDRYQYTESNVFIEEKMEDKIATFDMFFRKVEGNGFAVVSGISDVLELIDIINNTDEKTKREYLSRVIQEEDLVDYLANMKFTGSISGLRDGEIAYPNEPVLTITAPLIQAKILETPLLNILNHQMAVATKTSRVTRAAKGIPVSAFGSRRAHGFDSAVKGSKASYIAGCGSHSNLVTEYLYGIKSIGTMAHSYVQSFGVGEEAEYIAFDKFIKHNKDEKHTLILLIDTYNTLEMGLKNAIKAFQANGIDDTYEGSYGVRLDSGDLAYLSKKCRAALDKAGLFKAKIALTNSLDEYLIRSLLDQGVEADLFGVGDSIAVSKDNPCFGGVYKIVEIDGERLIKLSNDIVKISNPGKKEIYRLFENGKAVADLIVLKDKDSDTKKILKKKELVIVDENNRFNSYKFKENEYDFEKITKDFIVDGEKTEDFAALTDIEKSKQHYEKRLTELLKGHKRLDNPHTYMVDLSMDLYHLKSSLIKKIKGQMQKLD
- a CDS encoding DEAD/DEAH box helicase, with amino-acid sequence MNDKSFLDLGVSEATLKALEKKGFTTPSAIQTLVIPELLKERTNLIGQAQTGTGKTAAFSIPILETLECDGSVRAIVLAPTRELANQVADEMYSLRGKREIKVLPVYGGQSIDQQIKKIKKGIDVIVGTPGRILDLMNRKIIKLNNLEYFVLDEADEMLNMGFIEDIELILERTNEDKKMLFFSATIPDSIMKIAKKFMKDYKLLKVKAKELTTNLTEQIYFEVSEGDKFEALCRVLDYVQDFYGIVFCRTKSDVDDVAQHLKGRGYDAESIHGDITQAMRTKTLEDFKKKRINILVATDVAARGIDVNDLTHVINYSIPQEPESYVHRIGRTGRAGKKGIAITFVTPKEASKISKIQRLTKTDIKKEKIPKIDEVINVKRENLYACVEEIEKEEDYSAYTKMAQELLGEKDPEVVMASLLRHIYDDEFLPESYNEISEVKTGRGSNANNAGDDKTRLFIALGKKDGYTPGKLLDLLNKKAKTPGRKVRDIKIMDNFSFITVPLREAEFIMKALNKSNKKKPLVEKANKK
- a CDS encoding ABC transporter ATP-binding protein, whose protein sequence is MERDLEIKGVRKTFGKDEILKGVDLNIKKGEFFSILGPSGCGKTTILRMIAGFIKPDEGEILLNNERIDKIDPNKRNVNTVFQNYALFPHMTVFDNVAFPLKIKKTPKDEIEKEVLKYLKLVHLEEYKDKFPKSLSGGQKQRVAIARALIGKPDILLLDEPLSALDAKLRQKLLIELDTIHDEVGITFIFVTHDQTEALSVSDRIAIMNKGEILQIGTPNEIYESPENAFVADFIGETNFLEGKVTEVHEKHGYIETPVLGRMKIELDKPVKVGDTVVLTLRPEKIKISNNRPNFLHDNYNILHGMIEEVIYTGFQSKLFVKVENSEKLIKVFNPHVEYLVEEEIYEWKEEVYIFWNYEDAYLVEVK
- a CDS encoding ABC transporter permease, yielding MGKKGGFSYYISLLLWLTAFFVIPTLIIAVISFLKKGPYGGVIFWKFSLDAYANLFDKVFLKIVFKTVEISIWVTVVTLVLALPTAYFISRSKLKSFWLLLIIIPFWTNFLVRIYSFIAILGNNGIVNKVLQFVFNLDGPIQLLYNKNAVIIVTVYIYLPYAILPLYSSIEKFDFSLLDAARDLGATKFKAMVKVFLPGIKSGLISAIILTFIPAVGSYAVPDLLGGNDALMLGNIIGKRLLDARDWPIASAVSMLLIVFTTIAVLLFMRSDSGEDE
- a CDS encoding ABC transporter permease, with translation MDDKRRISLFFFILVLIFFYLPILMLVVLSFNNSRGFNWGGFSLKWYVELFMKSPDLWEAFLRSIIIAFTSSFISVVIATLGAIAIKWYNFKAKKYVKFISYIPLVIPDIIMGISLAIFFANIIKGGVPLSLWTIFIAHTTFNIPFALFIIMSRLDEFDYSVVEAAYDLGASEFTTLIKVIIPMMMPGIIAGFLMAMTLSFDDFVITSFVSGNGQPTLPIYIYASIKRGVSPVVNALSVILIIGTIILTFSSRKLQKNLLG